CGTAGTACCTAAAACGATATGGCAACGTAGCAATCCCGCTGACGCCAATAATCTATGCACCTGGGCGATGCGTTGCTTGCTGATTGAGGATGGTGACAGGTTGATATTAGTCGATAATGGAATTGGGGATAAGCAAGATGAGAAGTTTTTTGGACATTATTATTTGCATGGTGACGACACCCTGGATAAATCATTAGCTGCAAAAGGATTTAGTAAAGATGACATTACGGATGTGTTTTTAACACACCTGCATTTTGACCATTGTGGAGGTTCAATTGTAAGAATAGGTGATAGACTTCGCCCGGCATTTAAAAATGCTTTTTACTGGAGCAATGCCCAGCATTGGGATTGGGCAGTAAATCCTAATGAAAGAGAGAAAGCTTCATTTTTAAGAGAGAACATTTTACCGATACAGGAAAGTGGACAGCTTAGATTTATTCCGGATAAAGATGGGGTAGAATTTCATAAGGGCATAAATATTCGATTCGCTTATGGACATACCGATGCCATGATGCTGCCGCAGATACAGTATAAAGACAAGACTATAGTTTATATGGCTGATCTTTTGCCTTCGGTTGGGCATATTCCCCTACCTTATGTAATGGCTTATGACATGTTTCCTTTGCAAACGCTGAAGGAAAAAAAGGCTTTCTTACAGGAGGCTATTGACAAAAAATACATTTTATATCTGGAACATGACCCGATTAATGAGTGCTGCACCTTACAGGAAACTGAAAAAGGCATCAGGCTTGACCGCACTTTTGATTTAAATAGCATTTAGCAAAATCTTTTTTCTTTAATATTTGTTTTTCATAAATCGGTTAGTAAAGTCAACCTAAGTAAAAACTAATAAAGAAAAATTATGGGCAAATTTGAAATCACGACAAGAAAAAACGGAGAGTTTCAGTTTAATCTAAAAGCAGCTAATGGTCAGGTTATTTTAACAAGCGAAGGCTATACAAGTAAAGGTGCTTGCCAGAATGGCATAGAATCGGTTAAAAGAAACTCAAAGGATGATAGTAAATTCGAAAGAAAAATTTCAACTAACGACAAACCCTATTTCAATTTAAAAGCCAGCAATGGTCAAGTTATTGGAAGCAGCGAAATGTACGAAAGTGAAGCAAACCGTGAGAACGGTATTGAATCTGTCAAAAAGAATGCGCCTGAAGCCGAAGTTTTAGATTTAAGCTAATAGCCCATTCCATACAGCTTAAGAGACTGTGCCAGGTTCGTACAGTCTCTTTTAGTAAATATTCTCAGTATAACTTGTTGGTATATAATTATCAATCAATGCACAGCATTGCAAACTACAATTTTACGGTATGTAAGTTAACAAGAATAAAACACTGACAATTGGATTTTGGAATAATTTTTGCTGTATAATTATTATTCAATTTACTGGTGTAAAGTGTAACATTTTCAGGAATTTATGTTTTAAAAACGCCTTAAAATGCTTACTTTTGCACATTCAAAACAAATAACGGGTACCAAAACATATAAATGAGACAACTCAAAATCACGCAATCAATTACCAATCGCGAAAGTCAATCATTAGACAAATACCTTCACGAGATTGGTAAAGTGGATTTAATCACAGCAGAAGAAGAAGTAATATTAGCAAGGAAGATACGGGAGGGAGATCAGGCTGCATTAGAACGCTTAACAAAAACCAACTTACGTTTTGTGGTTTCAGTTGCGAAACAATATCAAAATCAGGGTTTGACATTAGGAGATTTAATTAACGAAGGTAACCTGGGCTTAATTAAAGCAGCTAAGCGTTTTGATGAAACTAAAGGTTTCAAATTTATATCATATGCTGTTTGGTGGATTCGTCAATCAATTTTACAGGCTATTGCTGAGCAAAGCCGTATTGTACGTTTACCATTGAACCAGGTTGGCTCTTTAAGCAAAATCAGTAAAGCATTCTCAAAATTAGAGCAAGAGTATGAGCGTGAACCTTCTCCTGAAGAATTGGCAGATATTTTAGAGACTACCGTTGATAAAATCTCTGACACCTTAAGTAACTCAGGTCGTCATGTATCTATGGATGCTCCTTTTGTGCAAGGTGAAGAAAATACTTTGCTGGATGTATTAGAAAACCATGAGCCAAATACTGACAGTAGTTTAATTAACGAGTCGCTTTCGGAAGAGATTAAACGTTCTTTGTCTACTTTGACTGAGCGTGAACGTGAGATCATTGTTTTATTCTTTGGTTTAAGCACAAATCACCCATTATCATTAGAAGAAATTGGTGAGAAGTTTAACCTGACCCGCGAACGTGTTCGTCAGATTAAAGATAAAGCTTTGCAACGACTACGTCATACTTCAAGAAGTAAAATATTAAAATCATACTTAGGATAATATATAAACGGTAAGGTGATACAACTAAAAAGCCTTATATGCTTCCTAAAAAACATTCAAATTATAACATAAAAAAGGTTGGGTACTCACTCAATCTTTTTTACTTTTGTGGCATTCTAACCAAAATTTCCTGACATGTTAAAGAAGTACCAATCCGAGTTCCAAAACTGGATTGAAAAAGAAAAGAAAGCAATTGAATTGATCAATATTGTGGGCCAGCTATGGTTCGACAGATCTGTTGAACTGGTATTATTCCGGAAACCTTTATTTGATGTAGGTAGCAGCGAGATCCTTGCGCATCACCAGTATGCAAAAGAAGTAAGTGGAAAAGACATCAGCATTTACGAAACTTTAGAGTTGGCCACTGCTATTGCTAAATGCAACCTGGCTCCTTCAAGGGTGGATATTGGCCGACTGGCTTCAGAATGGCTGGAAGACAATAACAACTACCCTTCTATTTATGATTTTGTGGTCGACAAATTAAGCAAACACATCGGCAAAGACAAAATCAGCTTAAAAGCCAAAGATGTAGTTTTATTTGGTTTCGGACGTATTGGCAGAATTGCTGCACGCGAGCTCATCTTGCAAGCCGGTAAAGGAGAACAGCTACGCTTAAGGGCAATTGTAACCCGTAGTTATAGCGACGAAGAATTGATTAAAAGAGGTGAATTGTTGCGGACGGATTCTATCCATGGCCCTTTTAATGGCACTATCGTTGAAGATTTTGAAAACAAAGCTTTAATCGTCAATGGACAGACCATTTATTTTATCCAGGCCGATTCACCAGAATCAGTAGATTATACAGCTTACGATATTAAGGATGCACTTTTAATAGATAACACAGGTATTTACCGCGACCGTGAAGGCTTAAGCAGACACTTAAAATCTAAGGGGATCAGCAAAGTTTTGCTTACAGCCCCTGCTAAAGGTGACATTCCTAATGTGGTTACAGGTATCAATGACGTTGAAATTGATTTCAAAAAAGAAAATATTTTATCAAATGCTTCTTGTACCACAAATGCCATTGTACCTGTACTAAAAATAGTGGATGATGCATTTGGCATTGAAAAAGGGCATATCGAAACGGTACATTCTTATACAAATGACCAGAATTTACTGGACAATTACCATAAAAAATATCGTAGAGGTCGCTCGGCAGCGCTAAACCTGGTAATTACTGAAACGGGTGCAGATAAAGCTGTAGCTAAGGTAATTCCGCACTTAGGTGGTAAATTAACAGGAAATGCAGTGCGCGTTCCTACACCTAACGTATCGCTTGCCATACTGAACTTATCTTTAAACAGAGTAACCTCTAAAGAGGAAGTTGCAGATATTTTGAAACAAGCATCTTTATTTGGCAATTTATCTGAGCAGATTGAATATTCAATCTCTAATGAATTGGTAAGTACAGATTTAATTGGTAATAGTCACGCTTCTATTATTGATGGCCCTGCAACCATCATTGCCAAAGACAATAAATCTATTGTACTTTACGCCTGGTATGACAATGAATATGGTTACACCAGACAAGTGATCCGTTTGGCTAAGAAAAT
This is a stretch of genomic DNA from Candidatus Pedobacter colombiensis. It encodes these proteins:
- a CDS encoding MBL fold metallo-hydrolase, translating into MNLHTINTGLFKLDGGAMFGVVPKTIWQRSNPADANNLCTWAMRCLLIEDGDRLILVDNGIGDKQDEKFFGHYYLHGDDTLDKSLAAKGFSKDDITDVFLTHLHFDHCGGSIVRIGDRLRPAFKNAFYWSNAQHWDWAVNPNEREKASFLRENILPIQESGQLRFIPDKDGVEFHKGINIRFAYGHTDAMMLPQIQYKDKTIVYMADLLPSVGHIPLPYVMAYDMFPLQTLKEKKAFLQEAIDKKYILYLEHDPINECCTLQETEKGIRLDRTFDLNSI
- a CDS encoding YegP family protein is translated as MGKFEITTRKNGEFQFNLKAANGQVILTSEGYTSKGACQNGIESVKRNSKDDSKFERKISTNDKPYFNLKASNGQVIGSSEMYESEANRENGIESVKKNAPEAEVLDLS
- a CDS encoding RNA polymerase sigma factor RpoD/SigA, which gives rise to MRQLKITQSITNRESQSLDKYLHEIGKVDLITAEEEVILARKIREGDQAALERLTKTNLRFVVSVAKQYQNQGLTLGDLINEGNLGLIKAAKRFDETKGFKFISYAVWWIRQSILQAIAEQSRIVRLPLNQVGSLSKISKAFSKLEQEYEREPSPEELADILETTVDKISDTLSNSGRHVSMDAPFVQGEENTLLDVLENHEPNTDSSLINESLSEEIKRSLSTLTEREREIIVLFFGLSTNHPLSLEEIGEKFNLTRERVRQIKDKALQRLRHTSRSKILKSYLG
- a CDS encoding glyceraldehyde-3-phosphate dehydrogenase; this translates as MLKKYQSEFQNWIEKEKKAIELINIVGQLWFDRSVELVLFRKPLFDVGSSEILAHHQYAKEVSGKDISIYETLELATAIAKCNLAPSRVDIGRLASEWLEDNNNYPSIYDFVVDKLSKHIGKDKISLKAKDVVLFGFGRIGRIAARELILQAGKGEQLRLRAIVTRSYSDEELIKRGELLRTDSIHGPFNGTIVEDFENKALIVNGQTIYFIQADSPESVDYTAYDIKDALLIDNTGIYRDREGLSRHLKSKGISKVLLTAPAKGDIPNVVTGINDVEIDFKKENILSNASCTTNAIVPVLKIVDDAFGIEKGHIETVHSYTNDQNLLDNYHKKYRRGRSAALNLVITETGADKAVAKVIPHLGGKLTGNAVRVPTPNVSLAILNLSLNRVTSKEEVADILKQASLFGNLSEQIEYSISNELVSTDLIGNSHASIIDGPATIIAKDNKSIVLYAWYDNEYGYTRQVIRLAKKMAGVIRLTYY